A genomic window from Pseudomonadales bacterium includes:
- the sufC gene encoding Fe-S cluster assembly ATPase SufC, whose product MKRLEVTDLHVTVGGKKILNGLSLSIEPGSIHAIMGPNGSGKSTLAAVLAGKPGYQIESGTLLVDGQPINDMAAEDRAHLGVFLAFQYPVEIPGVSNMEFLKAALDSLHAARKLEPLSAMDFMKRVRAIAATLKLDPEFLKRGVNEGFSGGEKKRNEILQLLLLQPRLAVLDETDSGLDIDALQVVARGVNEYHNADNAVLMITHYQRLLDFIVPDQVHVLSAGTIVRSGDKSLALELEEKGYSWLTA is encoded by the coding sequence ATGAAGCGCCTTGAAGTCACAGACCTGCACGTCACTGTGGGGGGTAAGAAAATTCTCAACGGGCTGAGCCTGTCGATCGAGCCCGGCAGCATCCACGCCATCATGGGTCCCAACGGTTCCGGCAAGAGTACGCTCGCGGCTGTGCTGGCAGGCAAGCCAGGCTATCAGATCGAATCCGGCACCCTGCTCGTCGATGGCCAGCCGATTAACGACATGGCCGCGGAAGATCGCGCACACCTGGGTGTGTTCCTCGCCTTCCAGTACCCGGTGGAGATTCCCGGGGTGAGCAACATGGAATTTCTCAAAGCCGCGCTGGACAGCCTCCACGCTGCGCGGAAGCTGGAACCCCTGAGTGCAATGGACTTCATGAAACGCGTCCGCGCCATCGCCGCGACGCTGAAGCTTGATCCGGAGTTCCTGAAACGCGGGGTAAACGAAGGCTTCTCGGGTGGTGAGAAGAAGCGCAACGAGATTCTCCAGCTGCTCCTTCTGCAGCCGCGACTGGCGGTGCTCGATGAAACAGACTCCGGTCTCGACATCGATGCGCTGCAGGTTGTCGCACGTGGCGTGAACGAGTATCACAATGCAGACAACGCAGTACTCATGATCACCCACTACCAGCGGCTGCTCGACTTCATAGTGCCCGATCAGGTGCACGTGCTTTCCGCAGGCACCATCGTGCGTTCCGGAGACAAGAGTCTCGCCCTCGAGCTCGAGGAGAAGGGCTATTCATGGCTGACCGCCTGA
- the sufB gene encoding Fe-S cluster assembly protein SufB: MSTQESVEDLVSREYSAGFTTDIESETLPPGLSEAVVREISAKKGEPAWLTEWRLKAYAHWRTLKSPEWAHVQFPPIDFESISYYSAPKRRDQGPASLDEVDPEILRTYEKLGIPLHEQEMLAGVVKARPDVAVDAVFDSVSITTTFKDKLAEAGVIFCPISEAVHSHPELVQKYLGSVVPQRDNFYAALNSAVFSDGSFVYIPAGVRCPMELSTYFRINAQNTGQFERTLIIAEAGAYVSYLEGCTAPMRDENQLHAAVVELVALEDAQIKYSTVQNWYPGDKDGKGGIYNFVTKRGACIGARSRISWTQVETGSAITWKYPSVVLRGESSVGEFYSVALTNNFQQADTGTKMIHLGANTRSTIVSKGISAGRSQNSYRGLVRMGPTATGARNYTQCDSLLIGDQCGAHTFPYIENRNPGTTIEHEATTSKVSDDQLFLCQQRGIDAEKAVSMIVNGFCKDVFRELPMEFAVEAGKLLEVSLEGAVG, translated from the coding sequence TTGTCGACTCAGGAGTCCGTCGAAGATCTTGTCTCACGGGAATACAGCGCCGGTTTCACGACCGACATCGAGTCCGAAACTCTTCCCCCCGGACTATCCGAGGCTGTGGTGCGGGAAATTTCCGCGAAGAAGGGTGAGCCCGCCTGGCTGACCGAGTGGCGCCTGAAAGCCTACGCACACTGGCGGACGCTGAAATCCCCGGAATGGGCCCATGTCCAGTTTCCACCCATCGATTTCGAGAGCATCTCCTACTACTCAGCGCCGAAGCGGCGCGATCAGGGCCCCGCCTCTCTCGATGAGGTCGACCCGGAGATTCTGCGCACCTACGAAAAACTCGGTATCCCTCTGCACGAGCAGGAGATGCTCGCCGGGGTGGTGAAGGCGCGTCCGGATGTGGCCGTGGATGCGGTATTCGACAGCGTCTCCATCACCACCACCTTCAAGGACAAGCTCGCGGAAGCCGGCGTCATCTTCTGCCCGATCTCCGAAGCCGTGCACAGTCATCCGGAACTGGTGCAGAAGTATCTCGGCAGTGTCGTCCCCCAGCGGGACAATTTCTATGCGGCACTCAATTCCGCCGTCTTCAGCGACGGTTCCTTCGTCTATATCCCGGCCGGCGTGCGCTGCCCGATGGAGCTTTCCACCTACTTCCGCATCAACGCCCAGAACACGGGGCAGTTCGAGCGTACGCTGATCATCGCCGAAGCCGGCGCCTATGTCTCCTATCTCGAGGGCTGCACCGCACCGATGCGGGACGAAAACCAGCTTCACGCCGCGGTAGTGGAACTGGTGGCGCTGGAAGATGCCCAGATCAAATACTCCACCGTGCAGAACTGGTATCCGGGCGATAAGGACGGCAAAGGCGGCATCTACAATTTCGTCACCAAGCGCGGTGCCTGTATCGGCGCACGTTCGCGGATCTCCTGGACTCAGGTGGAGACCGGCTCGGCCATCACCTGGAAGTATCCGAGTGTGGTCCTGCGCGGCGAATCGAGCGTCGGCGAATTCTACAGCGTGGCCCTGACCAACAATTTTCAGCAGGCGGACACCGGCACCAAGATGATTCACTTAGGCGCCAACACCCGCTCCACCATCGTTTCCAAGGGCATCAGTGCCGGTCGCAGCCAGAACAGCTATCGCGGGCTGGTGCGCATGGGCCCCACCGCCACCGGTGCGCGCAACTACACCCAGTGTGACTCTCTGCTGATCGGCGATCAGTGCGGCGCCCACACCTTCCCCTACATCGAAAACCGCAATCCGGGTACCACCATCGAACACGAAGCAACCACTTCCAAGGTCAGCGACGATCAGCTGTTTCTCTGCCAGCAGCGCGGCATTGATGCCGAAAAGGCGGTGAGCATGATCGTGAACGGCTTCTGTAAGGACGTATTCCGCGAACTGCCGATGGAGTTTGCGGTGGAGGCCGGCAAGCTGCTCGAGGTGAGTCTGGAGGGTGCGGTCGGATGA
- a CDS encoding methyltransferase domain-containing protein, whose amino-acid sequence MPKLETMPEDHMYQAYGIYLLESKHRLIRRLKKAYQPSVHGHKTWNASFLLMDYLQHQPLPKKSRVLEVGCGWGPGAVFCASEFRAKVTGLDIDSAVFPFLEVLAELNDVKVTPMKRRFESLKADDLSQFDVIVGSDVCFWDSMVKPLSRLIDRAIKNGVERVVITDPGRPTFYELCDIVRKKHKVKLNEWYATEPNHATGEVLDVRPSKKRR is encoded by the coding sequence ATGCCAAAGCTCGAAACCATGCCCGAAGACCACATGTATCAGGCCTATGGCATCTACCTCCTCGAATCGAAGCATCGGCTGATCCGGCGTCTGAAAAAGGCCTACCAGCCCTCGGTACACGGACACAAAACCTGGAATGCGAGCTTTCTGCTGATGGACTACCTCCAGCACCAGCCCCTGCCGAAGAAAAGCCGGGTACTGGAAGTCGGCTGCGGCTGGGGGCCGGGTGCCGTGTTCTGTGCGTCCGAATTCCGCGCCAAGGTCACCGGCCTCGACATCGACAGTGCGGTGTTTCCGTTCCTGGAGGTGCTCGCCGAACTCAACGATGTGAAAGTCACGCCGATGAAACGGCGTTTCGAGAGTCTGAAGGCCGATGATCTCTCCCAGTTCGATGTGATCGTGGGTTCCGACGTGTGTTTCTGGGACAGCATGGTCAAGCCCCTGTCGCGCCTCATCGATCGTGCGATCAAAAACGGCGTCGAGCGGGTGGTGATCACCGATCCGGGCCGGCCGACCTTCTATGAGCTGTGTGACATCGTGCGCAAGAAGCACAAGGTGAAGCTCAACGAGTGGTATGCGACCGAGCCGAATCACGCGACCGGGGAAGTGCTGGACGTGCGGCCGTCGAAGAAGCGGCGTTAG
- a CDS encoding MotA/TolQ/ExbB proton channel family protein produces MKQQLPFELLYQVGALLISVILVHLVYVTVIRPNADAIVAAQNERVAQGEVYVQDRSLYVVLKDYEQEVCFVLMFWAMAIMGFKGRSAWRERALLSEDIVRVSEGMSVLPEDTREYTRAIQALPEDQQGYLLPRALTAALHRFASTRNVQDVSEAVKSLCDAESDRLDSEMAMVRYIAWAIPSIGFIGTVRGIGEALGQAYKAVEGDIAGVTASLGVAFNSTFTALVISIIIMFLLHQVQLIQERLVLDAQTYCDQRLLRHLQVRTA; encoded by the coding sequence ATGAAGCAGCAGCTACCCTTCGAACTCCTCTACCAGGTAGGCGCACTCCTCATTTCGGTGATCCTGGTGCATCTGGTTTACGTCACCGTCATCCGCCCGAACGCGGACGCCATAGTGGCCGCACAGAACGAGCGCGTTGCCCAGGGCGAAGTCTACGTACAGGACCGCAGTCTCTACGTGGTCCTGAAAGACTACGAGCAGGAAGTCTGTTTTGTGCTGATGTTCTGGGCAATGGCCATCATGGGATTCAAAGGGCGTTCGGCCTGGCGCGAGCGCGCTCTGTTGAGTGAGGACATCGTGCGGGTGAGCGAAGGTATGAGCGTGCTGCCGGAAGACACCCGGGAATACACCCGGGCCATCCAGGCGCTGCCCGAGGATCAGCAGGGCTATCTGCTGCCGCGTGCATTGACCGCTGCGCTGCACCGGTTCGCTTCGACCCGCAATGTGCAGGATGTTTCAGAAGCGGTGAAGAGCCTGTGTGACGCCGAGTCTGACCGGCTCGACAGTGAAATGGCCATGGTGCGATACATCGCCTGGGCGATCCCTTCCATCGGCTTCATCGGTACGGTACGCGGCATTGGCGAAGCCCTCGGTCAGGCCTACAAGGCCGTGGAAGGAGATATCGCCGGTGTTACCGCCAGCCTGGGCGTTGCCTTCAACTCCACGTTCACCGCGCTGGTCATCAGCATCATCATCATGTTTCTCCTGCACCAGGTGCAGCTCATCCAGGAACGCCTGGTACTGGATGCCCAGACCTACTGCGACCAGCGCCTGCTCCGGCATCTCCAGGTCCGCACTGCATGA
- a CDS encoding PEGA domain-containing protein produces MAAPRNNEAADPIREAADVIRPIGYQPPAAESGTGFHLSRWQIGLGVILLPVLISVWFLFTAQSVRLEFSPPADAVEISGGLRFELGGIHLLREGQYRVRASAAGHEPLDTVVVVDERPNQVHRFAFVRLPGLVTFESTPAEATVLVDGTVVGQTPTSAIEVAAGERIIRFEKSRYQATDLTATVTGMRVPETVSTTLRPDWADVTISSQPAGAEILIDDVSTAKTTPATVEVLSGEREIRLKLPGHRGHRQRILVAAEEQVTLPRVTLQQADGLLNIVTQPRGAGVTLNGQFQGETPLEVAVRSGTRYRIQLFKAGYEAAEQSVTVQSGQAADVNVTLQRQMGDIVVTAEPAEAQLYVNGTLAGDANRTLRLPTTAQRLEIRLDGYAGYSTEITPRNGLTQEVRVRLLTLAEARLAALKPRTRTAQNQELVLVKPGPFTMGASRRQPGRRANETLREVQMQRFFYIGTHEVTNGQFRAFATGHDSGEFQGQDLNKDDLPVVNLSWNDAALYCNWLSGQEQLPLFYQTEFGKVTGINAQATGYRLPTEAEWAWSARQEAAEPPLVFAWGGNLPPPDRFGNFADRSAAHLVGRIIFGYNDNHIASAPPGTFTANRLGLYDMAGNVAEWTNDFYEIPGAEATVDPLGPPQGEYRVIRGSSWMHGTITDLRISFRDYGADGRQDLGFRLARFAEPN; encoded by the coding sequence TTGGCCGCACCCCGGAACAACGAAGCCGCGGACCCGATCCGCGAAGCCGCGGACGTCATCCGGCCCATTGGCTATCAGCCCCCTGCCGCGGAATCCGGGACTGGCTTCCACCTTTCGCGCTGGCAGATCGGCCTCGGTGTAATTCTCCTGCCCGTGCTCATCAGCGTCTGGTTTCTGTTCACCGCCCAGTCTGTGCGCCTGGAGTTCTCGCCACCCGCAGACGCTGTCGAAATATCCGGCGGGCTGCGCTTCGAACTGGGTGGCATCCATCTGCTGCGGGAAGGTCAGTATCGGGTGCGGGCGAGTGCCGCTGGACACGAACCACTGGACACTGTCGTGGTGGTGGATGAACGGCCCAACCAGGTCCACCGTTTCGCGTTCGTGCGCCTGCCGGGACTGGTGACATTCGAAAGCACGCCCGCAGAGGCGACCGTGCTGGTGGATGGCACCGTCGTCGGCCAGACGCCCACTTCAGCGATCGAGGTGGCGGCCGGCGAGCGCATTATCCGCTTCGAAAAGTCGCGCTATCAGGCCACGGATCTGACCGCGACTGTGACCGGCATGCGTGTCCCGGAAACCGTCAGTACCACCCTGCGCCCCGATTGGGCCGATGTCACCATCAGTTCCCAGCCCGCAGGTGCGGAAATCCTCATCGATGATGTCAGCACGGCAAAGACTACCCCCGCCACGGTGGAGGTCTTAAGCGGAGAGCGGGAAATCCGCCTGAAGCTGCCCGGCCACCGGGGACACCGTCAGCGCATTCTGGTGGCAGCCGAGGAGCAGGTGACGCTGCCCCGGGTGACGCTGCAGCAGGCGGACGGATTACTGAACATCGTGACACAGCCCCGGGGTGCCGGAGTCACACTGAACGGTCAGTTCCAGGGCGAAACACCACTGGAAGTTGCTGTGCGTTCGGGTACCCGCTACCGGATCCAGCTCTTCAAGGCGGGATACGAAGCGGCCGAGCAATCGGTGACCGTGCAATCCGGTCAAGCGGCGGACGTCAATGTCACGCTGCAACGCCAGATGGGCGACATTGTGGTCACTGCCGAGCCTGCCGAGGCCCAGCTGTACGTAAACGGCACCCTGGCCGGAGATGCGAATAGAACCCTGCGCCTGCCGACCACCGCTCAGCGACTGGAGATCCGGCTCGACGGCTACGCCGGCTACAGCACCGAGATCACACCGCGCAACGGGCTCACCCAGGAGGTGCGCGTGCGCCTGCTGACCCTCGCCGAAGCACGACTTGCCGCCCTCAAACCGCGTACCCGCACGGCACAGAATCAGGAACTGGTACTGGTGAAGCCCGGTCCCTTCACCATGGGTGCTTCGCGTCGACAGCCCGGACGGCGTGCCAACGAAACCCTCCGGGAAGTGCAGATGCAGCGTTTCTTCTACATCGGCACCCACGAAGTCACCAACGGCCAGTTCCGGGCTTTCGCCACCGGGCACGACTCCGGAGAATTTCAGGGTCAGGATCTCAATAAAGACGATCTGCCCGTGGTCAATCTGAGCTGGAATGACGCGGCCCTGTACTGCAACTGGCTCTCCGGACAGGAGCAACTGCCGCTGTTCTATCAGACTGAGTTCGGCAAGGTCACCGGAATCAATGCCCAGGCAACCGGCTATCGGCTCCCCACTGAAGCCGAATGGGCCTGGAGTGCCCGCCAGGAAGCCGCGGAGCCGCCACTGGTGTTTGCCTGGGGTGGCAACCTGCCCCCACCCGATCGTTTCGGTAATTTCGCCGACCGCTCGGCCGCGCACCTGGTGGGAAGAATCATCTTCGGGTACAACGACAATCACATCGCCTCCGCACCGCCCGGTACTTTCACGGCGAACAGACTCGGACTCTATGACATGGCCGGCAATGTGGCCGAGTGGACCAATGATTTCTACGAGATTCCCGGCGCCGAGGCGACCGTTGACCCCCTGGGTCCGCCCCAGGGCGAATACCGGGTGATCCGCGGCTCCAGCTGGATGCATGGCACCATCACGGATCTGAGAATTTCCTTCCGTGACTACGGCGCCGATGGCAGGCAGGATCTGGGATTCCGTCTTGCCCGGTTTGCAGAACCCAACTGA
- the tusA gene encoding sulfurtransferase TusA: protein MNEPSQILDTTGLVCPEPLMLVRNRVREMHSGEILEVVATDPSTGRDFTNFCRFMGHELVEQSAAAGVYTYRIRKG, encoded by the coding sequence ATGAATGAACCTTCCCAGATACTCGATACAACCGGACTGGTGTGTCCCGAGCCACTGATGCTTGTGCGCAACCGGGTGCGGGAAATGCACAGCGGCGAGATCCTCGAAGTGGTGGCTACCGACCCGAGCACCGGGCGTGACTTCACCAACTTCTGCCGCTTCATGGGTCACGAGCTTGTCGAGCAATCGGCGGCCGCGGGCGTTTACACCTACCGGATCCGCAAAGGCTGA
- a CDS encoding gamma-glutamylcyclotransferase family protein, with protein sequence MAGCYFAYGSNMNPARVRERGIRFTHAEGGILTGYRLLFDKTSTAHPGAGHANVELARDSHVEGVLYWLEAPEEIIKMDRFENTPVNYSREMVAITARNSGQVIWSWTYFANPAVRVAGLKPPRTYLEHLLAGRSYLSAAYVALLAGTSCEEDR encoded by the coding sequence GTGGCAGGCTGTTACTTCGCCTATGGTTCAAACATGAATCCCGCCCGGGTACGGGAGCGGGGCATCCGCTTCACCCATGCCGAGGGCGGCATCCTCACCGGGTACCGGCTGCTGTTCGACAAGACCTCGACTGCGCATCCGGGTGCCGGGCATGCCAATGTCGAACTGGCCCGCGATTCACACGTGGAAGGCGTGCTCTACTGGCTGGAGGCACCCGAAGAGATCATCAAAATGGATCGCTTCGAAAACACGCCGGTGAACTACAGTCGGGAAATGGTGGCGATCACTGCGAGAAATTCCGGGCAGGTGATCTGGAGCTGGACTTATTTTGCGAATCCTGCGGTGCGCGTGGCTGGACTCAAACCACCGCGAACTTATCTCGAACATCTGCTCGCCGGTCGATCCTACCTCTCTGCCGCCTATGTTGCCCTGCTGGCCGGGACGTCCTGTGAGGAGGACCGGTGA
- a CDS encoding elongation factor P hydroxylase yields MTGLTDRQIAGCFNVHDGPVHGVRLIGGAAEPLYLPAGPATPALIRYTQDYARSALHELAHWCLAGRERRSQIDYGYWYQPPPRSRVQQAQFMAAEVPVQALESLFARACGLSFRVSVDDFDITTAEEAAFSEAVAERARCLEAGGLPRRAQQLGQRFERFRESLGPRCTTAAGFQR; encoded by the coding sequence GTGACTGGCCTGACGGATCGCCAGATCGCCGGTTGCTTCAATGTCCACGACGGGCCCGTGCACGGGGTCCGACTGATCGGTGGCGCGGCGGAGCCCCTGTATCTGCCCGCAGGTCCTGCCACACCGGCGCTGATCCGCTACACACAGGATTATGCACGCAGTGCCCTGCACGAACTCGCACACTGGTGTCTGGCGGGTCGCGAACGCCGCAGCCAGATTGACTATGGCTACTGGTATCAGCCGCCACCACGCAGCCGGGTGCAGCAGGCACAGTTCATGGCCGCGGAAGTCCCGGTGCAGGCTCTGGAAAGTCTCTTTGCCCGGGCCTGCGGCCTGTCGTTCCGGGTCAGTGTCGATGACTTCGACATCACCACGGCTGAGGAAGCGGCTTTCTCCGAAGCTGTGGCCGAAAGAGCACGATGTCTGGAAGCGGGCGGACTGCCTCGGCGTGCGCAACAGCTCGGGCAACGCTTCGAACGCTTCAGAGAAAGTCTGGGGCCCCGGTGCACCACGGCAGCCGGCTTCCAGCGTTGA
- a CDS encoding NAD(P)/FAD-dependent oxidoreductase → MSGNLDCVVVGAGVVGLACAAHLAREGRDVVVLERHNLPGSETSSRNSEVIHAGIYYPEGSLKARLCVEGKARLYEYCENHAVPFRNCGKIIVAADETQIGALETYQRQAEVNGVGRLEWLDAAQVRAMEPEVKAAAGVYSPTTGIIDSHAYMLSLQGELEAHGGMIAFGTAVESLALKDHRILLRAAGEELGVATLVICAGLSAPDLTRQLLPDTPRAYFARGHYYSYAGRPPFRRLVYPIAEPGGLGVHVTLDLAGQVKFGPDVEWCENVDYHFDDSRRAGFEKAIRRYFPGLDAHRLQPDYVGVRPKISGPGQTAADFRIDGPMVHGVPGLVSLLGIESPGLTASLAIARHVSALLEQPA, encoded by the coding sequence TTGAGCGGGAATCTCGATTGCGTGGTTGTCGGTGCCGGGGTCGTCGGGCTTGCCTGCGCAGCACACCTCGCCCGGGAGGGGCGGGATGTGGTGGTACTCGAGCGCCACAATCTGCCCGGTTCGGAAACCAGTTCCCGCAATTCCGAGGTCATCCATGCGGGCATTTATTACCCTGAGGGCTCACTCAAGGCGCGCCTGTGTGTGGAAGGCAAAGCGCGTCTTTACGAGTACTGTGAAAATCACGCCGTGCCGTTCCGGAATTGCGGAAAAATCATCGTCGCCGCGGATGAAACCCAGATCGGTGCGCTCGAAACCTATCAGCGTCAGGCCGAGGTCAACGGCGTGGGTCGGCTCGAGTGGCTCGATGCCGCCCAGGTACGCGCGATGGAGCCGGAAGTCAAAGCCGCCGCCGGGGTCTATTCCCCCACCACCGGGATCATTGACTCCCACGCGTACATGCTGAGCCTGCAGGGAGAGCTCGAGGCGCACGGGGGCATGATCGCCTTCGGTACTGCGGTTGAGTCTCTGGCGCTGAAGGATCACAGGATTCTCCTGCGGGCTGCGGGAGAAGAGCTCGGTGTAGCCACCCTGGTGATCTGCGCAGGGTTGTCTGCACCGGACCTCACCCGGCAACTTTTGCCCGACACGCCGCGTGCCTACTTCGCCCGGGGTCATTACTACAGCTACGCCGGCCGGCCGCCCTTCAGGCGGCTCGTCTATCCCATTGCCGAACCCGGCGGACTGGGTGTGCATGTCACGCTGGATCTGGCCGGGCAGGTCAAATTCGGTCCCGATGTGGAGTGGTGTGAGAACGTCGACTACCACTTCGACGACAGTCGTCGGGCCGGGTTCGAGAAAGCCATTCGCCGCTATTTTCCGGGACTGGACGCCCACCGGCTGCAACCGGACTATGTGGGTGTACGTCCGAAGATCAGTGGCCCGGGGCAGACGGCTGCCGACTTCCGCATCGACGGACCAATGGTGCATGGTGTGCCCGGGCTGGTGAGCCTGCTCGGTATCGAATCTCCAGGACTGACCGCATCCCTGGCGATCGCCCGCCATGTGAGTGCCCTGCTCGAGCAGCCGGCATGA
- a CDS encoding ATP-NAD kinase family protein has product MTGRRLRFGLIVNPVAGIGGPVGLKGSDGLQTQTAARGMGGEPRSAARTLRTLAAMGPAAARADWYSPAGAMGGNCLEAAGVGYQRVGVTPGVSGPGDTIVSAQALCAAGVDLLVFSGGDGTARDLLEAVGDRMPVLGIPAGVKMHSGVFATTPERTGELLVRLLEGGLVSAVRREVRDLDEEALRRGELRPRYFGELRVPEPGGYLQHTKERGRENESLAVGEIAAYLCELITGQSDAVVLGPGSTLAAIKTALGFQGTLLGFDVWRDGVVEARDVNAGWLMDHVGKGQVILSFTRGQGFLIGRGNQQLTPEFLRRLGREALVVVGTRSKLASLDGRPLLLDTNDPVLDAEFSGLIEIIAGYEDRLFYRLAGHA; this is encoded by the coding sequence ATGACGGGGCGAAGGCTCAGGTTCGGACTCATCGTCAATCCGGTGGCCGGAATCGGGGGTCCGGTGGGATTGAAGGGCAGCGATGGTTTGCAGACCCAGACAGCGGCGCGCGGCATGGGTGGTGAACCACGCTCGGCGGCGCGCACGTTGCGCACACTTGCGGCGATGGGCCCAGCAGCGGCCCGTGCCGACTGGTACAGCCCGGCCGGGGCGATGGGCGGGAACTGTCTGGAAGCGGCGGGCGTCGGCTACCAGCGGGTGGGGGTGACACCCGGGGTATCCGGGCCCGGGGACACCATTGTCAGCGCTCAGGCATTGTGCGCGGCCGGTGTCGATCTGCTTGTTTTCAGCGGCGGGGACGGCACGGCGCGGGACTTACTCGAGGCGGTTGGGGATCGGATGCCGGTGCTCGGCATTCCAGCCGGGGTAAAGATGCATTCCGGGGTGTTTGCGACCACGCCGGAGCGCACCGGCGAACTGCTGGTGCGGCTGCTGGAAGGCGGACTTGTCAGCGCCGTGCGCCGCGAAGTGCGCGATCTCGATGAGGAGGCCTTACGCCGCGGGGAACTGCGACCGCGCTATTTTGGCGAGCTGCGCGTGCCGGAACCCGGCGGATATCTCCAGCACACCAAGGAGCGCGGCCGGGAGAATGAATCACTCGCTGTCGGGGAGATCGCCGCCTACCTGTGCGAACTGATTACCGGGCAGTCCGACGCCGTTGTACTGGGTCCGGGCAGCACGCTCGCCGCCATCAAGACGGCACTGGGTTTTCAAGGCACGCTGCTCGGGTTTGATGTCTGGCGGGATGGTGTGGTCGAAGCCAGGGATGTCAACGCCGGCTGGCTGATGGACCACGTCGGGAAGGGCCAGGTGATTCTGAGTTTCACCCGGGGTCAGGGCTTCCTGATCGGGCGCGGCAACCAGCAACTGACACCGGAGTTTCTGCGTCGACTGGGTCGGGAAGCGCTGGTCGTGGTGGGTACCCGCTCGAAACTCGCCTCCCTGGATGGCAGACCGCTGCTCCTGGACACCAATGATCCCGTGCTCGATGCAGAGTTTTCCGGGCTCATCGAGATCATCGCAGGGTACGAGGACCGGCTTTTTTACCGGCTTGCCGGTCATGCGTGA
- a CDS encoding class I SAM-dependent methyltransferase, producing the protein MRDFSVVLDRCADRLAAGVAADAAVRLFHGRGHSYPGFDDLTVDYLGGRLLVSSFGEDAAGARALTLQLSERFPDILGAAVQLRRGRATVAEVLYGEIPDTLVIREAGLEFLVRPLRNQNIGLFLDMAPTRAWVRTHAGGRKVLNLFAYTCAFSVAAQAGGATHVVNNDMSKPSLDWGRENHARNGQDPRTVSMLAYNLFKSWWKVRKLGPYGLIIIDPPTFQKGSFDARRDYAAVLKRLPGFADGRADVLACLNSPFLDADFLESQMARRCPSCRFVGYLPVSEDFPDRQPERGLKIGHFRFDR; encoded by the coding sequence ATGCGTGATTTTTCCGTCGTCCTCGACCGCTGCGCTGATCGACTGGCCGCAGGTGTGGCTGCGGATGCCGCGGTGCGACTCTTTCACGGTCGGGGTCACAGCTATCCCGGCTTCGACGATCTGACCGTCGACTACCTCGGCGGCCGTCTGCTCGTCAGCAGCTTCGGCGAGGACGCGGCAGGGGCTCGAGCGCTGACCCTGCAGCTCAGCGAACGCTTCCCCGACATCCTCGGTGCGGCGGTGCAGCTGCGCCGCGGTCGTGCCACCGTCGCCGAAGTGCTGTACGGAGAGATTCCGGACACCCTGGTGATACGGGAGGCCGGTCTTGAATTTCTGGTGCGCCCTCTGCGCAATCAGAACATCGGCCTGTTCCTCGATATGGCACCGACACGGGCCTGGGTGCGCACCCATGCGGGTGGACGCAAAGTGCTCAATCTGTTCGCCTATACCTGTGCTTTTTCCGTGGCGGCCCAGGCCGGAGGGGCAACACACGTCGTCAACAACGACATGAGTAAACCGTCGCTGGACTGGGGCCGTGAGAATCATGCGCGCAATGGTCAGGATCCCCGTACGGTGAGCATGCTGGCGTACAATCTCTTCAAGTCCTGGTGGAAGGTACGCAAGCTCGGGCCTTACGGGCTGATCATCATCGATCCCCCGACCTTCCAGAAAGGCAGCTTCGATGCCCGGCGGGACTACGCCGCGGTGCTGAAGCGACTGCCGGGCTTTGCAGACGGGCGGGCGGATGTCCTGGCCTGCCTGAACTCACCCTTTCTGGATGCGGATTTTCTGGAGAGCCAGATGGCGCGTCGCTGCCCGTCCTGTCGTTTCGTGGGGTACCTGCCGGTGAGCGAAGATTTTCCGGACCGGCAGCCTGAGCGGGGATTGAAGATCGGGCATTTCCGCTTCGATCGCTGA